A single genomic interval of Variovorax sp. PMC12 harbors:
- a CDS encoding phosphotransferase enzyme family protein, with amino-acid sequence MHDACPHDPALVPTHTTAAPSSVAHWVSHHHGIPVQQCHLIRRGLNDNYALLSADGIRYVARLYSIRPRGGFNAHFEIALLAHLQSKGVEVAAAVPAADGRACVPLQFPEGPRALALFRNAEGAIPETLEEIELTGCMLARIHGAARDYAGPPSRYTLDGHHLAGRTLGYLQVYPEIGAQLLQAYRLLVQRLLEELAEVEPGLTRVVCHGDTHGFNNHVNTDADGIRRTVFFDFDDAGPGFLAYDLCVLPWSYLFRKNLKAPDDVLRERWMHYLRGYRAGGGEVSDRDLAALPLFMQLRHLWNLGEAAGRLNHWGTNSVPVDWLQKQMEVFEAWKGLDLRV; translated from the coding sequence ATGCACGATGCCTGCCCCCACGACCCCGCTCTCGTTCCTACTCACACGACCGCGGCCCCATCGTCCGTCGCACACTGGGTCTCGCACCACCACGGCATCCCGGTGCAGCAGTGCCACCTGATTCGCCGCGGCCTGAATGACAACTACGCGCTGCTTTCGGCGGACGGCATCCGTTACGTGGCGCGCCTGTACTCGATCCGCCCGCGCGGCGGCTTCAATGCGCATTTCGAAATTGCGCTGCTGGCACACCTGCAGTCCAAAGGGGTCGAGGTTGCCGCAGCCGTGCCGGCGGCGGACGGGCGCGCCTGCGTACCGCTGCAGTTCCCCGAAGGACCGCGTGCGCTGGCCCTGTTCCGGAATGCCGAAGGCGCGATCCCCGAGACGCTGGAAGAAATCGAGCTGACCGGGTGCATGCTGGCCCGCATCCACGGGGCGGCACGCGACTACGCCGGGCCACCCAGCCGCTACACGCTGGACGGCCACCACCTGGCCGGGCGGACCCTGGGCTACCTGCAGGTGTATCCGGAGATCGGCGCGCAGCTGCTGCAGGCTTACCGCCTCCTGGTGCAGCGCCTGCTTGAAGAACTGGCCGAGGTCGAGCCCGGGCTGACGCGCGTCGTCTGCCACGGCGACACGCACGGCTTCAACAACCATGTGAACACCGACGCGGACGGCATCCGCAGGACGGTGTTCTTCGATTTCGACGATGCCGGCCCGGGCTTCCTGGCCTACGACCTGTGCGTGCTGCCCTGGTCGTATCTGTTTCGCAAGAACCTCAAGGCACCGGACGACGTGCTGCGCGAGCGCTGGATGCACTACCTGCGCGGATACCGCGCGGGCGGCGGCGAAGTCAGCGACCGCGACCTGGCGGCATTGCCGCTGTTTATGCAGCTTCGCCACCTGTGGAACCTTGGCGAGGCGGCCGGGCGGCTCAACCACTGGGGAACGAACTCGGTGCCCGTGGATTGGCTGCAAAAGCAAATGGAGGTGTTCGAGGCGTGGAAAGGGCTGGACCTGCGGGTCTGA
- a CDS encoding FAD-dependent oxidoreductase, with protein MEQALFNDGDLAPALQGMQRADVCIVGGGFTGLWTAIQAKQRNPALDIAIVESDLCGSGASGRNGGCLLTWSAKFFTLRLLFGEAEAIRLVRASEAAVQHIADFCRAQGIDAELRQDGTLYTATSQAQVGALDPVMKGLEDCGIHSYHHLPPEEVARRSGSARNLAGVFSPIAATVHPGKLVRGLRRVALRMGIRIYERSPMVDFTQGHPVTVRTPAGSIEAPKLVLAMNAWMASALPCFERSIAIVSSDMVITEKCPDLLRATGLVDGVSVLDSRTFVYYYRTTVDGRLMLGKGGNTFAWGGRIAPVFDQRSPYEADLTRALGDFFPSLRQVPVTASWNGPSDRSVTGFPFFGRLNGTPHIYYGFGYSGNGVGPTYMGGQILSSLLLDEDNAWTRSPLLRGPLGLFPPEPIRYIGSIVVRDAIRRKEAAEDRDARPRMGDRLLSKFANAAGKSDKA; from the coding sequence ATCGAACAGGCCCTTTTCAACGACGGTGATCTCGCCCCCGCGCTGCAGGGCATGCAGCGCGCCGACGTGTGCATCGTCGGCGGCGGCTTCACGGGCCTGTGGACCGCCATCCAGGCAAAGCAGCGCAACCCCGCACTGGACATCGCGATCGTCGAGAGCGACCTCTGCGGCTCGGGCGCCAGCGGCCGCAACGGTGGCTGCCTGCTCACCTGGTCGGCCAAGTTCTTCACGCTGCGCCTGCTGTTCGGCGAAGCCGAGGCGATCCGCCTCGTGAGGGCCTCGGAAGCCGCGGTGCAGCACATCGCGGACTTCTGCCGCGCACAGGGCATCGATGCCGAGTTGCGGCAGGACGGCACGCTCTACACCGCCACCTCGCAGGCCCAGGTCGGCGCGCTCGACCCGGTGATGAAGGGGCTGGAGGACTGCGGCATCCACTCCTACCACCACCTGCCGCCGGAAGAGGTGGCGCGCCGCTCGGGCTCCGCACGCAACCTCGCCGGCGTGTTCTCGCCCATCGCGGCGACCGTGCATCCGGGAAAGCTGGTGCGCGGGCTGCGCCGCGTGGCGCTGCGCATGGGCATCCGCATCTACGAGCGCAGCCCGATGGTCGACTTCACGCAGGGCCATCCGGTCACGGTGCGCACACCTGCCGGCAGCATCGAAGCGCCGAAGCTGGTGCTCGCGATGAATGCCTGGATGGCCAGTGCCCTGCCCTGCTTCGAACGCAGCATCGCCATCGTCTCGAGCGACATGGTCATCACCGAGAAATGCCCCGACCTGCTTCGCGCGACCGGCCTCGTCGACGGTGTGTCGGTGCTCGACTCGCGCACCTTCGTCTACTACTACCGCACCACCGTCGATGGGCGGCTGATGCTGGGCAAGGGCGGCAACACCTTCGCCTGGGGCGGGCGCATCGCGCCGGTGTTCGACCAGCGCTCGCCTTACGAGGCCGACCTGACGCGCGCGCTGGGCGACTTCTTTCCCTCGCTGCGCCAGGTGCCCGTGACCGCCAGCTGGAACGGCCCCTCGGACCGTTCGGTGACCGGCTTTCCTTTCTTCGGCAGGCTCAATGGCACGCCGCACATCTACTACGGCTTCGGCTATTCAGGCAACGGCGTAGGGCCCACCTACATGGGCGGGCAGATCCTGTCGTCGCTGCTGCTGGACGAGGACAACGCCTGGACGCGGAGCCCGCTGTTGCGGGGACCGCTCGGGCTGTTTCCGCCGGAGCCGATCCGCTACATCGGCTCCATCGTCGTGCGCGACGCGATCCGCCGCAAGGAAGCGGCGGAAGACCGGGACGCCCGTCCGCGGATGGGCGACCGCCTGCTCAGCAAGTTCGCCAATGCGGCGGGCAAGTCGGACAAAGCCTGA
- a CDS encoding GNAT family N-acetyltransferase: MSAAPTVALTRRRATTQDIPFLLALRQQTMNGHVIASGAEVSDAHHMARLMHRFEYAEVLLHEGMPVGLLKVSRDPHEWVVIQIQLAPVCQGGGIGTGLLAEVVDQASSAGVDLTLSVLKVNPAKSLYERFGFVVERESEFSYEMRRKP, from the coding sequence ATGAGCGCGGCGCCAACGGTCGCCCTGACCAGGCGCCGGGCCACGACGCAGGACATTCCCTTTTTGCTCGCGCTGCGGCAGCAGACGATGAACGGCCACGTCATTGCTTCCGGTGCCGAGGTCAGCGACGCGCATCACATGGCGCGGCTGATGCATCGCTTCGAGTACGCCGAGGTCCTGCTGCACGAGGGGATGCCGGTCGGCCTGCTCAAGGTGTCGCGCGATCCGCATGAGTGGGTCGTCATCCAGATCCAGCTGGCGCCCGTCTGCCAGGGTGGCGGCATCGGCACCGGGCTGCTGGCGGAGGTCGTCGACCAGGCCTCAAGCGCCGGCGTCGACCTCACGCTCAGCGTGCTGAAGGTGAATCCCGCGAAGTCGCTCTACGAGCGCTTCGGGTTCGTCGTCGAGCGCGAGTCCGAGTTTTCCTACGAAATGCGGCGCAAGCCCTGA
- a CDS encoding phosphonate degradation HD-domain oxygenase — MSLSIPDIVGLFESKGGAQYDGEPVTQLEHALQSAHLAEQAGAGSELIAASLLHDLGHLLHDFGGTPTQQGLDDLHQYRCLPFLRALFGPATLEPIRLHVDAKRFLCAREPGYLEALSPDSKRSLQLQGGVFDSAQASAFEALPHAMDAVRLRRWDDQAKCADARTPDLAYYAGHLAIASKHVAAAQA, encoded by the coding sequence ATGAGCCTGAGCATTCCCGACATCGTCGGCCTGTTCGAAAGCAAGGGCGGCGCGCAGTACGACGGCGAGCCGGTCACGCAACTGGAGCATGCGCTGCAGTCGGCGCACCTGGCTGAGCAGGCGGGCGCCGGCAGCGAGCTGATCGCTGCCTCGCTGCTGCATGACCTGGGGCATCTGCTGCACGACTTCGGCGGCACGCCGACGCAGCAGGGACTGGACGACCTGCACCAGTACCGCTGCCTGCCATTTCTTCGCGCGTTGTTCGGCCCGGCCACGCTGGAGCCGATCCGCCTGCATGTGGATGCCAAGCGCTTCCTCTGCGCCAGGGAGCCCGGCTACCTCGAAGCGCTGTCGCCCGATTCGAAACGCAGCCTGCAGTTGCAGGGCGGCGTGTTCGACTCGGCGCAAGCCAGCGCTTTCGAGGCCCTGCCGCATGCAATGGATGCGGTCCGCCTCCGGCGCTGGGACGACCAGGCCAAGTGCGCCGATGCGAGGACACCAGACCTGGCGTACTACGCGGGTCACCTGGCGATCGCGTCCAAACACGTTGCCGCGGCACAGGCATGA
- the phnY gene encoding phosphonoacetaldehyde dehydrogenase, whose translation MSQAMLKPGTVHKEALRIAGEKVYRDCTIEVTYPYTGEVIATVPKASLEDLRVAYKIARDYKPTLTRYERYKILMRAGEIIASRLDEISRVITMESGLCRKDSLYEVGRASDVLLFAANQALVDDGQVFSCDLTHHGKSRKVYTLREPLQGAITAITPFNHPLNQVIHKVAPSVATNNRMVLKPSEKTPLTAFILADILYEAGLPPQMLSVITGDPREIADEMLTSADVDLVTFTGGVAIGKYIAGKAVYKRQILELGGNDPIIVMEDADIEEAATLAASGSYKNSGQRCTAIKRMLVHEAVADRFVELLVAKTRALKYGDPMDPATDMGTVIDEAAAIQFESVVNEAIKAGARLLCGNERRGALYSPTVLDHVDPQMTVAKHETFGPVSPVIRFKNIEEAIRISNGTAYGLSSAVCTNRMDYITRFIRELNVGSVNVREVPGYRLELTPFGGIKDSGLGYKEGVLEAMKSFTNCKTYSLPW comes from the coding sequence ATGAGCCAAGCCATGCTGAAGCCAGGCACCGTCCACAAGGAAGCGCTGCGCATCGCCGGGGAAAAGGTCTATCGCGATTGCACGATCGAAGTCACCTACCCCTACACCGGCGAAGTGATCGCCACCGTGCCCAAGGCCTCGCTCGAGGACCTGCGGGTGGCCTACAAGATCGCGCGCGACTACAAGCCCACCCTCACGCGCTACGAGCGCTACAAGATCCTGATGCGCGCGGGGGAGATCATCGCCTCGCGCCTGGATGAGATCTCGCGCGTCATCACCATGGAGTCAGGCCTGTGCCGCAAGGACTCGCTGTACGAGGTGGGACGTGCCTCCGATGTGCTGCTGTTCGCGGCCAACCAGGCCCTGGTGGACGACGGCCAGGTGTTCTCCTGCGACCTCACACACCACGGCAAGAGCCGCAAGGTCTACACGCTGCGTGAGCCGCTGCAGGGCGCGATCACCGCCATCACGCCGTTCAACCATCCGTTGAACCAGGTGATCCACAAGGTGGCGCCGTCCGTCGCTACCAACAACCGCATGGTGCTCAAGCCCAGCGAGAAGACCCCGCTCACCGCCTTCATCCTGGCCGACATCCTGTACGAGGCGGGACTGCCGCCGCAGATGCTGTCGGTGATCACCGGCGACCCGCGCGAGATCGCCGACGAGATGCTCACGAGCGCCGACGTCGACCTCGTCACCTTCACCGGCGGCGTGGCCATCGGCAAGTACATCGCGGGCAAGGCGGTCTACAAGCGGCAGATCCTGGAGCTGGGCGGCAACGATCCGATCATCGTGATGGAAGACGCCGACATCGAGGAGGCCGCGACGCTGGCGGCCAGCGGCTCCTACAAGAATTCGGGCCAGCGCTGCACCGCCATCAAGCGCATGCTGGTGCATGAGGCGGTGGCCGACCGGTTCGTCGAACTGCTGGTGGCCAAGACCAGGGCCCTGAAGTACGGCGACCCGATGGATCCGGCCACCGACATGGGCACGGTGATCGACGAGGCGGCAGCGATCCAGTTCGAGTCGGTGGTCAACGAGGCCATCAAGGCGGGGGCGAGGCTGCTGTGCGGCAACGAGCGCCGCGGCGCGCTCTACTCGCCCACGGTGCTCGACCATGTGGACCCGCAGATGACGGTGGCCAAGCACGAGACCTTCGGGCCGGTGTCGCCGGTGATCCGGTTCAAGAACATCGAGGAGGCGATCCGCATCTCCAACGGCACGGCCTACGGCCTGTCCTCGGCGGTGTGCACCAACCGCATGGACTACATCACGCGCTTCATCCGCGAGCTGAACGTGGGCAGCGTCAATGTGCGCGAGGTGCCGGGCTACCGGCTGGAGCTCACACCCTTCGGCGGCATCAAGGACTCGGGCCTGGGCTACAAGGAAGGCGTCCTCGAGGCCATGAAAAGCTTCACCAACTGCAAGACCTATTCGCTGCCCTGGTAG
- the phnA gene encoding phosphonoacetate hydrolase yields MTQETLEVNARSYRWMSRPVVVVCVDGCEPAYLDAAIAAGVAPYFDRMRKSGADLLADCVVPSFTNPNNLSIVTGAPPAVHGICGNYFFDRELGQEVMMNDPKYLRAGTVLAAFADAGAKVAVVTAKDKLRKLLGHRMKGICFSSEKSDQVTMEENGIDNVLDMVGMPVPSVYSAELSEFVFAAGVKLMASRRPDLMYLSTTDYVQHKAAPGSPAANAFYAMMDGYLSQLDALGATIVVTADHGMNDKHDAQGAPKVIYLQDVLDGWYGQDEARVILPITDPYVVHHGALGSFATVYVPAQASVPGWIERIKGIPGMELVLSRKEAAERFELPPDRIGDIVVVSEQSTVIGTSASRHDLSALEVPLRSHGGVSEQRVPLICNRPVTGIAAGRRLRNFDALDLALNHAQ; encoded by the coding sequence ATGACACAGGAGACACTCGAAGTCAACGCCCGCAGCTACCGCTGGATGTCGCGCCCGGTCGTCGTGGTGTGCGTGGACGGCTGCGAGCCGGCGTACCTGGACGCAGCCATCGCCGCAGGCGTGGCCCCGTATTTCGACCGCATGAGGAAGTCCGGTGCCGACCTGCTGGCCGACTGCGTGGTGCCCTCGTTCACCAACCCGAACAACCTGTCCATCGTGACCGGCGCGCCGCCGGCGGTGCACGGCATCTGCGGCAACTACTTCTTCGACCGCGAACTCGGCCAGGAAGTCATGATGAATGACCCCAAGTACCTGCGCGCGGGCACCGTGCTCGCCGCCTTTGCCGACGCAGGCGCCAAGGTCGCCGTGGTCACCGCCAAGGATAAGCTGCGCAAGCTCCTGGGCCACCGCATGAAGGGCATCTGCTTTTCCTCCGAGAAGTCCGACCAGGTCACGATGGAGGAGAACGGCATCGACAACGTGCTCGACATGGTCGGCATGCCCGTGCCCTCGGTCTACAGCGCCGAACTGTCGGAGTTCGTGTTCGCCGCCGGCGTGAAGCTGATGGCGTCGCGTCGCCCCGACCTGATGTACCTCTCGACCACCGACTACGTGCAGCACAAGGCCGCACCGGGCAGCCCGGCGGCCAATGCCTTCTACGCCATGATGGACGGCTACCTGTCGCAGCTCGACGCCCTGGGCGCCACCATCGTCGTCACCGCCGACCACGGCATGAACGACAAGCACGACGCGCAAGGCGCGCCCAAGGTCATCTACCTGCAGGACGTGCTCGACGGCTGGTACGGCCAGGACGAGGCAAGGGTCATCCTGCCGATCACCGACCCGTACGTGGTGCACCACGGTGCCCTCGGCTCCTTCGCCACCGTGTATGTGCCCGCGCAGGCAAGCGTGCCAGGCTGGATCGAGCGCATCAAGGGCATTCCCGGCATGGAGCTGGTGCTCTCGCGCAAGGAAGCCGCCGAGCGATTCGAGCTGCCGCCGGACCGCATCGGCGACATCGTGGTCGTCAGCGAGCAGAGCACGGTCATCGGCACCTCGGCCAGCCGGCACGACCTGTCGGCCCTCGAAGTGCCGCTGCGCTCGCACGGCGGCGTCTCGGAGCAGCGCGTGCCGCTCATCTGCAACCGACCGGTCACCGGGATCGCCGCCGGGCGCCGACTGCGCAACTTCGACGCGCTCGACCTCGCCTTGAACCACGCTCAGTAA
- a CDS encoding phosphonate utilization associated transcriptional regulator: MVTSNHSAALAFLQSSSLPMLMQEEIERLIMTGELPVGSRINESELSQRFNTSRGPIREALRALEEAGLVRNEKNRGVFVREIAFEEADEIYELREALEEVIGRRVALAIKPDGIERLRAMLDAMRSAAHAQDVEQYAQLNLQFHEILLDTAGSKKLTETYKRLVKELHLFRMRALDSGGGLRVSADEHRAIVDAIASGNPDVAGQALRQHVAGSRARMHKAFGRADPAPIAAPNNPPQKEV, encoded by the coding sequence ATGGTCACCAGCAATCACTCCGCCGCCCTCGCCTTCCTCCAGTCCAGCTCGCTGCCGATGCTGATGCAGGAGGAGATCGAGCGTTTGATCATGACGGGCGAGCTCCCCGTCGGCAGCCGCATCAACGAAAGCGAGCTCTCGCAGCGCTTCAATACCAGCCGCGGCCCCATCCGCGAAGCGCTGCGCGCGCTGGAAGAAGCCGGCCTGGTGCGCAACGAAAAGAACCGCGGCGTCTTCGTGCGCGAGATCGCATTCGAGGAAGCCGACGAAATCTATGAATTGCGCGAGGCCCTGGAAGAAGTCATCGGCCGGCGCGTGGCGCTCGCCATCAAGCCCGATGGCATCGAGCGCCTGCGCGCCATGCTCGACGCGATGCGATCGGCCGCCCATGCACAGGACGTGGAGCAGTACGCGCAACTCAACCTGCAGTTCCACGAGATCCTGCTCGACACCGCGGGCAGCAAGAAGCTGACCGAAACCTACAAGCGCCTGGTCAAGGAACTCCACCTTTTCAGAATGCGCGCGCTCGACAGCGGCGGCGGCCTGCGGGTCTCGGCCGACGAGCATCGCGCCATCGTCGACGCCATTGCCAGCGGCAACCCCGACGTCGCCGGACAGGCGCTGCGCCAGCACGTCGCCGGCAGCCGCGCACGCATGCACAAGGCCTTCGGCCGCGCCGATCCCGCTCCCATTGCAGCCCCGAACAACCCACCCCAAAAGGAAGTCTGA
- a CDS encoding putative 2-aminoethylphosphonate ABC transporter substrate-binding protein, which yields MTMKQSTRRLTAVLCAAALGLAASGAAWAQKTSLLVYTALETDAMKLYKDAFEKANPDIEVKWVRDSTGIVTAKLLAEKANPQADVVAGLAASSLALLAQEGMLQAYEPKGFNALNPAYSDSARPPSWVGMDVWAATICFNRVEAKKLGLPKPESWQDLAKPVYKGAITMPHPASSGTGYLDVSSWLQNMGDAEGWKYMDALHQNIAQYVHSGSKPCKQAGAGEFPIGISFEFRAHQVKKSGAPVDLIFPKEGLGWDIEATSIMKTSKKMDQAKRFADWMASKEANQITSTWWAVVAYPGVASKLEGIPDNYEKLLARNDLNWAAKNRERILAEWSKRYEGKAEPK from the coding sequence ATGACGATGAAACAAAGCACGCGCCGTCTCACGGCGGTTCTGTGTGCGGCGGCGCTAGGCCTTGCGGCCAGCGGCGCCGCATGGGCGCAAAAGACCTCGCTCCTGGTCTACACGGCGCTCGAAACCGACGCGATGAAGCTCTACAAGGACGCCTTCGAAAAAGCCAATCCCGACATCGAGGTGAAATGGGTGCGCGATTCCACCGGCATCGTCACTGCCAAGCTGCTGGCCGAAAAGGCCAACCCGCAGGCCGACGTGGTCGCCGGCCTGGCCGCCAGCAGCCTCGCGCTGCTGGCCCAGGAGGGCATGCTCCAGGCCTATGAGCCCAAGGGCTTCAATGCGCTCAATCCCGCGTACTCGGACAGCGCCCGCCCGCCGTCCTGGGTCGGCATGGACGTGTGGGCCGCCACCATCTGCTTCAACCGCGTGGAGGCCAAGAAGCTGGGCCTGCCCAAGCCCGAGAGCTGGCAGGACCTGGCCAAGCCCGTCTACAAGGGCGCCATCACCATGCCCCACCCCGCCTCCAGCGGCACCGGCTACCTCGACGTGTCCTCCTGGCTGCAGAACATGGGCGATGCCGAGGGCTGGAAGTACATGGACGCGCTGCACCAGAACATCGCCCAGTACGTGCACTCGGGCTCCAAGCCCTGCAAACAGGCGGGCGCGGGTGAGTTTCCCATCGGCATCTCGTTCGAATTCCGTGCGCACCAGGTCAAGAAGTCCGGTGCGCCCGTGGACCTGATCTTCCCGAAGGAAGGCCTGGGCTGGGACATCGAGGCCACCAGCATCATGAAGACGAGCAAGAAGATGGACCAGGCCAAGCGCTTCGCCGACTGGATGGCCAGCAAGGAGGCCAACCAGATCACCTCCACATGGTGGGCGGTGGTGGCCTACCCCGGTGTGGCATCGAAGCTCGAAGGCATTCCCGACAACTACGAGAAGCTGCTGGCCAGGAACGACCTGAACTGGGCGGCCAAGAACCGCGAGCGAATCCTCGCGGAGTGGAGCAAGCGCTACGAAGGCAAGGCCGAACCGAAATAG